CAATGCCAAAATTTTGTGAGAATTGAATTAAAATTGAACCCAGTCCCAGCGGTAAAGCGCTCTTGAAAATTTTTTCCATCTCTTTTATTTTGGAAATAATGTTAGTTTTTAATTTTTCATTGTCAGAAGATTGTCTTCGGTAAACTAAATAAAGAAATAGTCCGCCTAACAGATTGCCGATTAAAAATGCGATGGGCACATTTTTTATTTGTATTGGTCTTTTAACTAATAATAGAAGTAAGATAAGGTAGGTTCCGCTATTAATAATTTTCTGTAAACTCACATAGAACATCTTTTGCCAACCTAAAAACAACCATTCGAGAATAAAGGCGAAAGGAAAAAGCGATAATCCATATAAGATAATTAATAACTTAACATTGCTCGGTTTATTTATTACCAAACTAATTATCAATAAAACAATGAATGTTAGGAGTGAGAGAAATTGTCTTAAAATTATGACATTACGAATATAAGCAGTTGGTGAATAGACAGCACAATTCGTTTCTGAACAGGTAGGAGCGACTGGGTATTGAGCAATATCCCTAATTCCAACTGAAATTAATCCAAGGTTAGTTAAAAACGAACCAAAGGAGAAAAAGGCAAAGGCAAAACTTAATTGACCAAATCCTGCGACTTGTAAGACTCGCGCCAAATAAATCGTGGCGAAAAATAGCAAAATATAACTTATGCCGTCACCAATAAAAAGCAGAAGGAAATTTTTAATAGTCTTCATTTGCCCAAGCCCATCTTCGTACAGCGATGCCTAAAGATAATATGATAATACTACAAGAGTCCTCGGTCCGCTTTGCGCTATTTTACAAAATGCGGATAGAAGCAAGCCAATAGCGTTATAAGGTAATTTCATTTTATCAATATTCCTTCTTACCTTTCAAGTAGGCTCTAATTGCATTTTTGGCTAATC
This genomic stretch from candidate division WOR-3 bacterium harbors:
- a CDS encoding flippase; translation: MKTIKNFLLLFIGDGISYILLFFATIYLARVLQVAGFGQLSFAFAFFSFGSFLTNLGLISVGIRDIAQYPVAPTCSETNCAVYSPTAYIRNVIILRQFLSLLTFIVLLIISLVINKPSNVKLLIILYGLSLFPFAFILEWLFLGWQKMFYVSLQKIINSGTYLILLLLLVKRPIQIKNVPIAFLIGNLLGGLFLYLVYRRQSSDNEKLKTNIISKIKEMEKIFKSALPLGLGSILIQFSQNFGIVFLGLIKNDAEVGVFSAANKLVFTLLIIDRVFCNATFPSIARYFVLDKQRLSLILSHLQKLVLIVAIPISIGGVILSSQLIALIYGEHYQRASLIFQVLIWFLFFTMVNTIFTSTLIADKRNKAYLSAIASGVFTNVICNIIFVRPFGALGTAIALTFSELITFIVLRLIVQQFMPITFELKYLLKPLIAATIMVVFIKLLLSKLPIMLLIILAILVYGLIIILIKGIQKQDFLIT